CTACTTCTCTCATTGTGAGAATTAAGTCATGTCATGAACATGAAATGGCTGAATAAACTGTTGTATACTTtgtagttgacttttttttttttacagtatcattttatgtttatctggACCCTTAGAAAACCCTGTATATTGGTTTTAAGAGTCAAGTTGCATTTctttctgtgactttgggcaagactTTTAAcctcttaaaattctctctttaaaatgaagatgtgAATAGTGCCTACCTCATAGTGCTGTTAAGAGAAGCAAATGAGCCAATGCCTTTAAAGTGCTTATTAACaaccagcaatgaacaatctgaaaaggaaattaagaaagcagttGCATTTAAAACaacatctaaaagaataaaagaagtggggggggcacctgggtcactctgttggttaagtgtccaacttcatctcgggtcacgatcttgctgttcccaagttcaagccctgagtcgggctctgtgccaacaactcagagcctggagcctgcttcagattctgtgtctctgtctctctctgcaccttccccactcatcctctctctctctctctctctctctctctctctctctctctctcaaaaataaataaacattaaaaaaattaaaaggacaaaatGGGAGTAAATTCAATTAAAAGggtaaaagacttgtacaatgaaaatcacaaaatatttagaactaaataaatggaaggacaTTGCacgttcatgggttggaagacttaatattgttaaatgtcagtACTAGTCAAAGCAAGTTTtggattcagtgcaatccctatcaaatttcAGCAgcctttttgcagaaatggaaaagtccATATCCAGAATCTTGGAATCACAGGGGGCCCTgaatggccaaaacaatcttgaaaaagaagggCGGAGATGGAacacttctactttttttttaatgtttatttaattttgagagagagacagagcaggagtgggggaggggcagaaagagagggggatacagaatccgaagcaagctccaggctctgagctgtcggcacagagcccgacgcggggcttgaactcacgagctgcgagatcatgacctgagctgaagttggacacttaaccgactgagccacccgggtaccccaagacaactcagtttaaaaaataggcacagcacttgaatagacatttcataCAAGTGGCCAGTAAGTGCatgaaaaatgcttaacatcattagtcattagggaaatacaaatcaaactcacaatgagatactactcgCTTACTAGGATGGCTctaatttaaaactaaaaccaaaaaaactagTGTCAGCCACgatatggagaaattgaaatcctTATACATTGGTGGCAGGAGTCTAAAATGATGCAGACATTGTGGAACACAGTTTggttgtttctcaaaaaattaaaccgAGATTTACCATGTAACCGAGCAATTCTATTGCTACaatttcaaaagaattgaaaatcaAGAACCAAACAATACTTGTATGCCAGTGTTCATTGCAACCTATTCACAGTAGCAAAAAGGAGGACATCTGATCCCAAGttaccaacagatgaatggataaacaaaatgtggtgtgtacaTGCAGTGGAATGTTATTTGGCCATAAATTGGAGGTTACCAGAGGCTGAGGGAGTTGGGGGGACTGGGGAGGTATTCCTTAATGGGTAGAGTTTGGGTTTGAGTTTTGGAAAGGTAGTAGTGATGgatgtacaacattgtgaatgtaattaatacaCTGAACTGTGAACTTAAAATGTccaattttatgttacatataatttaccaataaaaatgttaaaaatgttgattaacataatgtctgacacatagtacTCAATAAAAGCTAGCCATTATGTTAATaacagataaaaaacaaacttaaggtgggggcaccttggtggttcagtcagttaagctgactcttggtttcagctcaggtcatgatatcatggttcatgggattgtgcccctgcattgggttctgtgctaacagcacagagtgtgcttgggattctccctctccctctacccctccctctccccctccctctccccctcccttcccctcccccccccacctctctctcaaaataaacaaacaaacttgaggTATGAAGACTTCTCATGCATGGAGGATGATAGCTGCCCCCAAAACTATACTTTTAGCATTACCATAAGGTGGCAGCATTGAAGGAGGGGTAGCTTATCTCAGAGTCGGGAAGACAAATGAAttattaaacatttgaaataggGGCACTGGTTGGCTCAGCCAGTTCAGTGTCCagctcttgctttcggctcaggtcataatcttgcagttcgtgagattgagccctgcattgggctctgtgctgacagtgtggagcctggttgggattctctttctctgctcctcccctgctcatgcacgtgctccatctctctctctctaaataattaaataaactccatatatatatatatatatatatgtgtgtgtgtgtgtgtgtgtgtgtgtgtgtgtgtgtgtatatatatatatgtagatatagatatatagatatgtaaataatttaaaaaacacaacttaaGCATAAGAACCAGGAATATCTTAGGATTCCCTCAGAACATCACTGTTTTTGACAAGAGACATAAAAAGGGATTTTGTTTAAAAGAAGTactgtgctggggcgcctgggtggctcagtcggttaagcgtccgacttcagctcaggtcacgatctcacggtccgcgagttcgagccccgcgtcaggctctgggctgatggctcagagcctggagcctgcttccgattctgtgtctccctctctctctgcccctcccccgttcatgctgtgtctctctctgtctcaaaaataaataaacgttaaaaaaaaaaaaaaagaagtactgtGCTTAAAAAGGTATATAGTATGGTATGTTTCTACTCAATtggattacttttttttgtttttctttttaaattttggcatTTGAAGAGTTTGCTTAGAAAAATTATCTAGGGAgtgcttcattttacagaggtgTTGGATCTAAatgaaatgattttgttttgtagGAGCATAAATTCTGCATTTAAATATTGAGAAATCCACCtagcatttgcttatttttaattttcagttttcttttccaggaagaTTCCTGATGTTCCACCCATTGTAAGTGATCAGAAACCATCTGTATCAAAATCTGGACGGAAGATTAAAGGAAGGGGTACAATTGTATGTTTATTAAGACTTCTTTTTTCAAACTACTTATCTAAGCAGTATGTTTTTGCCTATAGGCAAAACCCCAGCCTTAATTTTAGGTATAATCCAACATCTGTTCAAGGAACTAGCTGTATTCTCCATAGGTATGGGAACGTACTGCTGTTAGATGAAAATTTATTGCTATGTTTTTAAGTATGAAATGGCCTGAGAAGCAATAAGTGATTATGTTGAGAAATCTTAGTATGTTGAGTAATCTAGGCTAATGAAGGTAACTGTTaggatttcaaagaaaaaatccCATTTCTTTTAGTCTCTTAGGTTTGACATAACTTCATACCATCCTTTTGGTACTTTAATCATTATAGCCTTTGAATGGCATCTGAGTTTGGGTCTTACTCCTAACTCTGTCCTATAGCAGACTGTAATTgagaggtattttaaaaatagttattcctatctttgtttttaaagcgCTATCACACACCTCCAAGATCAAGATCATGTTCTGAATCAGACGATGATGATAGCAGTGAAACTCCTCCTCACTGGAAAGAGGAAATGCAGAGATTAAGAGCATACAGACCACCTAGTGGAGAAAAATGGAGTAAAGGAGACAAGTAAGAGCCTTGAGTATAAGCACAATTCTGTGTCTGCTATATTTTAAGTGTTAAGGGGAGAGAGACTTACTTCTGGACTTTTCATTAAAGACTTACATTGAAAGTTAGACTGTGACCAAAGAGAATACATTTGGAAATACTTGGCAGAAAGAGAGCTATTAACTAGGAGGGCTGATTGGCTTCAGGGTGCTTTTAAATCAAGATTCTGTTTTCCCTCATAAAACTACTGAATCTCTCAGAGATTTCctgtacaattttaaaaataatcagcacCTAAAAATTATATAGCAGGTTCTTTCCTAGTCAGGTCACTGGCTCTTAGTCACTGATGATTGCATAGATAGAAAATCTGTGCCTTTCGTGTTGGTTAACTTCTGACCCCAGGGACTGTTGCTGCTTCAATAGTGTACCTGTCTCTTACCCTTAGTAACACCCCACAGTGGAATATCTGTTGTAGAAATGGGCCTGGCTCCAGAATAGCTAGTGAAAAACATACCAGTAGGACCCTTTATAATCGTTCCCGGTAGaagtctcttttcctctttgagTGTCCAGTAGTATGGTTACAAGTTGGAAGAGGGAATAAAAGGTGCACATCTGCCGTGTGAGAGTGATTTAGACACAGTGGTATGGAGGCCTCTGAGTTGTGGGCCCTGACATGACAGGTTACCATTAAGATTGTAAAACTTGCATCTGTTTTTAATGTGCTCTTTCCTCCATTTCTGTACTAATTTAACCAAAACCTTAAGAGAGAGTCTTGATTACCTCTGTGAAgctgaaataaaacagaagccaTGCTAGCTTCTCCAGACGCTTCTCTTTAAAGTTCAGGCAGCTCTCCTCTGTCTGCAGGGAATCGACAGAATTGTTTGGGAACTTAATtggactctctctcaaaacttgcTCCCAGAAGCAGAGGGTCATGAACAGATCCTGGGCGGGAACTCGGGATGTGACCGGCGCTCCTGTGATGaattgctttggtttggtttgactCTCAAAATCATTTTTCTGTCAAATTTGAAATCCTTTGCTTAattgaaacagaaacaaaaaactaaactaagTCCTTTTGTAAGTAACTCTGTTAGTAGTTGTCAGTGCATGTCTCTGAAATCACGAAGCCTATCCCTCTGATTTATCCTTCCTACGTGTACTCAAAGTGTGGATAGAGTCAGTACTATGTTGTTCACTGGGCTTTTGTCAATGCATTTGTATTGACAGCAAACGTGTTTTAAACTTAAAGCATAGAAACATGCTTGTAAATAACTGCATGCATGTTGGGTCATTTTCTACAGATTAAGTGACCCCTGTTCAAGCCGATGGGATGAGAGAAGCTTGTCCCAGAGATCCAGATCATGGTCCTATAATGGATATTATTCAGACCTTAGTACGGCAAGACACTCTGATGGTCACCATAAAAAacgcagaaaagagaaaaaggtgaaGCATAAAAAGAAAGCGAAAAAGCAGAAACACTGCAGAAGACACAAGCAGACTAAGAAGAGAAGGATTATTGTACCATCTGACATAGAATCCTCAAAATCTTCCACCCGACGAATGAAATCCTCTTGCGATAGAGAAAGGAGATCTCGTTCTTCCTCGTTATCGTCTCATCACTCATCAAAGAGGGACTGGTCTAAATCTGATAAGGATGACCAGAGCTCTTCAACCCATTCCAGCAGGGACTCCTACAGATCTAAATCTCACTCACAGTCTTACTCTAGAGGAAGCTCAAGATCAAGGACTCCATCAAAATCTTCATCACATTCTCGAAGTAGATCAAAGTCCAGATCTAGTTCCAAGTCAGGGCACCAAAGGACAGCATCAAAATCACCAAAAAGAACAGCCTCTCAGTTAAGTGAAAACAAACCGGTTAAAACAGAACCTTTAAGAACAACAGTgccacaaaatgaaaatgtcataGTACAAGCGGTGGTGGCAGAAAATATTCCTGTAATACCACTGAGTGACAGTCCCCCTCCTTCAAGGTGGAAGCCTGGACAGAAGCCCTGGAAGCCCTCTTATGAGCGAATTCAGGAAATGAAAGCTAAAACAACCCACTTGCTGCCCATCCAAAGCACTTACAGTTTAGCAAATATTAAAGAGACTGGAAGTTCATCATCCtaccacaaaagagaaaaaaattcagaaagtgaTCGGAGTGCTTATTCAAAATACAGTGACAGAAGTTCAGAAAGCTCACCAAGGTCAAGGAGCAGATCTTCTAGGAGCAGATCTTATTCCAGATCATACACAAGGTCACGAAGTCTAGCTAGTTCACGTTCGAGGTCTAGGTCTCCCTCATCTAGATCTCATTCACGAAATAAATACAGTGATCATTCACAGTGTAGTAGATCATCGTCGTACTCTTCTGTTAGCAGTGATGATAGAAGACGAGCCAAGAGAAAATACAGATCCAGCGGGAAGAAAAGTAACACTTCTCGTAAAAGGCACAGCAGCAGTTCCGAAAAGACACTTCgccataaatatatgaaaagcagGGACAAGTCTTGTCAGAGAAAGTATAGCGAAAGCAGGTCATCTTTAGATTATTCTTCAGACAGTGAACAGTCAAGTGTTCAAGTTACACAGTCAGcccaggagaaagagaagcaagtccaaaaggaaatgaataataagcaagagagaaacagagatgaagagaaatcCAAGCCCGAACAAGAATGCCCTCGTTCAAAAAAAAGAGCCTTGAAAGAGAATCTTTCTGATCACCTTAGAAATGGCAGTAAGcacaaaagaaagaattatgcGGGAAGTAAATGGGACTCAGAATCAAACTCCGAACGAGATGGaactaaaaacagtaaaaatatttccCGGCCATCTTCTGATAAGGAGGAAGGTGAAGCCACATCAGATTCTGAGTCAGAGTTTGGTGAAATTCACATCAAAGCCAAATCCACAACAAAGTCTTCAGCAAGTACTTCACTGCCTGATGGTAATGGTGCTTGGAAGTCAAGTAAACAGCGGTCTTCAACCTCTGATTCTGAGGGGTCCTATTCCAATTCAGAAAACGCTAGAAGAAAGGCACGGAAGCACAAACACGGGTCAAAGGAAAATCTTAAAAGGGAACAgaccaaaaaagcaaaagagaaattgaaagggaaaaaagacaaaaagcacaaGGCTCCAAAACGAAAACAAGCATTTCATTGGCAGCCTCCACTAGAAtttggtgaggaggaggaagaggagattaGTGAAAAGCAAGTTACTCaggaggcaaaagagaaaaaacaagtttCTGAAAACAGTGAAACCTTGAAAGAAAGTATTGTGCAAACTGAGAAGTCCTTTGAAGAGGGCAACCTTTCAGGTAAATGTAATACAGTAATGATTCCATCAGATATTGACCAGCCTACTAAAGATGATAGTAAACTCAGCATTTCTCCTAGAGCTTTAAATACTGATGAAAATGTAGCTGCTTCTCCCTCAAACGTTCAGCATATTGCAGAAATTGTCTCAAGTGGAGTGGAAGATGTGCTTCAGACAGATGACAACATGGAGATTTGCACTCCTGATAGGAGTTCCCCAGCAAAGGAGGCATCCCCTCTAGGAAACTCAAGGCTCGACACCCCAGatataaacattgttttaaagcaGGATGTGCACACGGAGCGTCCTGAGGGAGAGGAGCTAAAGCAGGAAAGCAGCACGTCTGAAAGCAAAACAATGGGGGACATGGGCAAACAGGACGGCGGCCCCACTGGCATTGCCAGTGCTGCAGAAAGCACTGTGAAGAGAGAGGTGGCTGAGAAGAGCCAGATCGGTCTCTTAGATAATAAATGGAAGCCCCTGCAAGGTGTGGGGAACGTGGCCGCCCCGGCTGCTACTACATCCAGCACTGTGGAAGTGAAGGCATTGACTGCTGCACCTGAGATGAAGCCACAAGGCTTGAGGatagaaatcaaaagcaaaaataaagtccGGCCTGGGTCTCTCTTTGATGAAGTAAGAAAGACAGCACGCTTAAACCGGAGGCCAAGAAATCAGGAGAGTTCAAGTGATGAGCAGACACCTAGTCGAGATGGGGATAGCCAGTCCAGGAGTCCAAGCAGATCTCGAAGTAAATCTGAAACcaaatcaagacacagaacaaGGTCTGTCTCCTACAGTCACTCAAGAAGTCGATCACGAAGTTCCACATCGTCTTATCGGTGAGCCctgtatttattctttcctttttccctcccaagGAGAGTCTGTTATTTTTAGCTTGGAAGAACATCAGAATTAGGGACAAGATTACTATTTCCAAATGTCTGGAAGGGAATGAGGGGAAGTCTTGTGCTGTGTGACCCAGAGAGCAGATCGGGAGCATAGGAAGTGGAGATTTTAGGGGAAGAAATTTGGGCTCAGTGTCAAAAACTATTAgcttttcagggcgcctgggtggctcagttcgttaagcgtccgactcttgctttcagttcaggtcacaatctcacggtttatgagtttgagccccacattgggctctgtgctgacagtgcggaccctgcttgggattctctctctccctctctctgcccctcccccactcacgctgtctctgtctctctcaaaataaataaacttaaaaaaaaactattagctTAATCAACTAAAGCTCTTTGGCAACAGAGATGAGTTGCTGTGGTAGATGGcaagtctctctctttcaaggtGTGTGTTGTTCTCCCACCTCTCTGTGATGCCGTAGAAGGGAATCCTGAACATATAGAACTGTGTAGGATTTAGAGATCATTAACCCTCCATTTTACACAAGTGGAAGGTGAGGGCCGGAGAAGCAAAGTTACCCGCCCAAGACCTGCATCTAGTTGATCTTTATTCaaggattgggggaggggcatggcaAGACCGATCATCTTtagatttatgtattttggttcAGGTTGCCTGTAACTTTGGTCAGCATAGACAGTGCAGAGAATGAGAATTTTTACAAACTAAAAAATTAGTGATGGTGGCATGAAGTTAgtaatttgtattcctttttaaattttctttataaatagtTCACGGTTTTACCTCACTGTCTCTTAGTTACTCCTATCCATTAATATATTATTGTGCTTGGTCTTCATCACTTGAACTTAAAACATAAGAATCTTCgagaacttttttcccctttctagtTGTTTATCTTCCCTTTCCCAcccagatttctttaaaaataggaacCAGTGCGTGCCGTCTGTAGTAACAGTGCCCCATTTACTCTTTAGTTGCTTGCAGGCTGCCTTCTGTGCCgtccctccctgcttctccctaACGGGCTATTTTCAGGTACTTCGCATGAGTGCCAGGGCATGTTTTCAGTCCTTTCCGTTCTTCTGGCCCCTGCCGGTggtcctcctcttccctctcagaCCGTTGCATGCTTGTGTTGTGGgctcttcttcctcctgccctgACTCGCAGCAGGCCTGGAGAGCTGGTGAATCCTGGCCTGTTCTCTCTAGGTTCATAGGCCAGGTGCAGTCGGCTATGGAGCTACTTTGGCTCCCTGCCTGCTCAACGTCTGCCTTCTCATTCACACTCCAGCAGTTCTGAGCTCTTGTTGATGCTGGCCACTCACTTAGCTTCTTACTGCTGCCTTTGGAGTGGCTGGCCTTTCATCTTCGAAACGAAGACAGGCTTAGAAAGCCTAAGGAATTTGCTTTAGGTTATGCAGCTGATAGACTGGACAGCCTCCCTGTTTTGGTTACTTGCCTGGCCCTGGCTCCCCTAACCACACTGTGACTTCACTGAAGTCGGGAACTACTTCCTACTCATCTTTTAGTCACCTCACAGAGTCTGCTCTGTACTTGTtgagtaattgaaaaaaaaatggttgaataAATGACGGGAGTCTTACTAGAAGACATTGTGTTCCATTTTCTTATAGATAAACTCGAAGCACATCATGTCTTCCAAAACATAAGTAcatagtgaataaaataaaacctatgagggggcgcctggatggttcagtcggttaagcgtccaactgtggctcaggtcatcgtctcgtggtttgtgatttcgagccccacatcgggctctccgctgtcagtgcagagcctgcttaggatcctctgtctccctctgtctgcccctcccctgctcatgctctctctctctctcaaaaataaacattaaaaaaaaaaaaaaaaaaaaaaaaactatgaaaatgttACATAGCAGCCTAGACATAGGGGTATTGTTCTGTCCTAAATGACAGGTATAAGGTtgggggagaagggtggggagcCAAGTGAATgcgggctggggggtgggggtgggggcagaattGTGCTATTTAAGTTCCTTGTTGTAttaaatagatac
The DNA window shown above is from Neofelis nebulosa isolate mNeoNeb1 chromosome 5, mNeoNeb1.pri, whole genome shotgun sequence and carries:
- the NKTR gene encoding NK-tumor recognition protein isoform X5; amino-acid sequence: MGAQDRPQCHFDIEINREPVGRIMFQLFSDICPKTCKNFLCLCSGEKGLGKTTGKKLCYKGSTFHRVVKNFMIQGGDFSEGNGKGGESIYGGYFKDENFILKHDRAFLLSMANRGKHTNGSQFFITTKPAPHLDGVHVVFGLVISGFEVIEQIENLKTDAASRPYADVRVIDCGVLATKSSKDVFEKKRKKPTHSEDSGSSSNSSSSSESSSESEIEHERSRRRKHKRRPKVKHSKKRRKEASSSEEPRNKHIMSPKGYSERSDTNEKRSVDSNAKREKPVVRPEEIPPVPENRFLLRRDMPLVTVEPEPKIPDVPPIVSDQKPSVSKSGRKIKGRGTIRYHTPPRSRSCSESDDDDSSETPPHWKEEMQRLRAYRPPSGEKWSKGDKLSDPCSSRWDERSLSQRSRSWSYNGYYSDLSTARHSDGHHKKRRKEKKVKHKKKAKKQKHCRRHKQTKKRRIIVPSDIESSKSSTRRMKSSCDRERRSRSSSLSSHHSSKRDWSKSDKDDQSSSTHSSRDSYRSKSHSQSYSRGSSRSRTPSKSSSHSRSRSKSRSSSKSGHQRTASKSPKRTASQLSENKPVKTEPLRTTVPQNENVIVQAVVAENIPVIPLSDSPPPSRWKPGQKPWKPSYERIQEMKAKTTHLLPIQSTYSLANIKETGSSSSYHKREKNSESDRSAYSKYSDRSSESSPRSRSRSSRSRSYSRSYTRSRSLASSRSRSRSPSSRSHSRNKYSDHSQCSRSSSYSSVSSDDRRRAKRKYRSSGKKSNTSRKRHSSSSEKTLRHKYMKSRDKSCQRKYSESRSSLDYSSDSEQSSVQVTQSAQEKEKQVQKEMNNKQERNRDEEKSKPEQECPRSKKRALKENLSDHLRNGSKHKRKNYAGSKWDSESNSERDGTKNSKNISRPSSDKEEGEATSDSESEFGEIHIKAKSTTKSSASTSLPDGNGAWKSSKQRSSTSDSEGSYSNSENARRKARKHKHGSKENLKREQTKKAKEKLKGKKDKKHKAPKRKQAFHWQPPLEFGEEEEEEISEKQVTQEAKEKKQVSENSETLKESIVQTEKSFEEGNLSGKCNTVMIPSDIDQPTKDDSKLSISPRALNTDENVAASPSNVQHIAEIVSSGVEDVLQTDDNMEICTPDRSSPAKEASPLGNSRLDTPDINIVLKQDVHTERPEGEELKQESSTSESKTMGDMGKQDGGPTGIASAAESTVKREVAEKSQIGLLDNKWKPLQGVGNVAAPAATTSSTVEVKALTAAPEMKPQGLRIEIKSKNKVRPGSLFDEVRKTARLNRRPRNQESSSDEQTPSRDGDSQSRSPSRSRSKSETKSRHRTRSVSYSHSRSRSRSSTSSYRSRSYSRSRSRGWYSRGRTRSRSSSYRSYKSHRTSSRSRSRSSSYDPHSRSRSCRSYGSDSESDRSYSHHRSPSESSTYS